The genomic stretch CCGCAGGTTGGTACCAACTGCCGAGCAGGTTATCAGACAGCTCGCGCTGTAATTCGCTCAACTGTTCGTTGATACGCCCCAGTTTGACCTCGCGGCGGACTTCGGTATCCAGCCAGGCAGTCATACGGTTGATGCCGCGCTTGTCCATCGCCAGCATGGTGCCCCAGGCATCGCCGGGGTTACCCACATAGCGCTGCACCGCTTCATCGTTGTTATGGCCATGAGTGAAACGCCTGTCATGGCGGGTGACCGCCCAAATCAGGCCAGGCTTACGGCGACTGCGGATTTGCGGGTTTTCCCCCTGGGTATGGCGAACCCAAAAGTCCAGCGCACGGCCAACGTGGCGCACATCCGCTTTACAGGCTGCGGCGGTACACACCATCAGCAGATTCATTTCCTGATCGTCGGTATAGCGTTCCAGCAAATAAGCGCGCTTGGCGCGCAGCAACGTTCGGGATAACGGGTGCGGTTTGAGCCGCAACAGGCGGTCCGGGTTATCGTCATCCACCTCCGCTTCGGGTTCATCCTGCAGGCTAAAGCCTGGGAAATCGAGTAGATCGACCTGACCGAACAGGGTTTCTTTCGGCGGTGACAGCAGTGGAACCAGCACTTCGGCTGTCAGCATAATCAGTTCTGCCAGTGACAGTTCTACGCCGCGAGCAGCACGACCATTCACAATAGGGCGTACCTGTACGCTCAGGTCGGAAGGGCTATTCAGGCGGTCGAACTGACTGGCATTAAAAATACCGCTGTCCGGTTGCAACGCTTCGTCCACCAGCAGGCTAATCGGTGCCAGTACTTTACGGGCGCCGGAGAGCTGCTCCAGCGTGTGGGCAAAATGGCGATACAGCGAGGTGTAGTCTGCGCGTTCGCCCCACAGCACCGAGAACAGGCTGGCGCGATCGTCGATACTGAGGTGTGGCGCCAGTTCGACCGCCAGCGGCCAGAACTTGCGTTCCAGTGGTTTTTGTCGCCGGGCATCATGACGCGTCAGGTAATCCCATAATGCCACCACATCATCGCTGCTCAGCCCGGTCACCGGCTCCTGTTGGCGGTGCAGCGACAGGGTTTTCAGGTGTTCGGCAATATGCTGCTCATCCAGTTCCGCCGTGTCATTCTGAGCATCTTCCAGAATGAAGGAATAAGCCATAATACGGGCGACATCGGCTTCGTTAAGCAACTGGAGTTGCACCGGGTTTGGCGTATTTTTGCCTTCAACCTGACGGGTAAAACGGGTGACAAACGCCGGTTGCTGGTTGTCCGGGTTGATATTTTTCTGGTAATCCAGCGTGACGCCGCCGACGGACGTTTCGATTCGACCGTTTTCTCCGCCAGCCAGTGATGTCAGCAGGTAGGTTTTCCCCCCCTGAGCCAAACCGAACATCCCCATGGCGATCTCTTTGAGCGATGACTCGGACAGCCCACGGGCTTTGTTGCGACAACGGCGCAATTTAATGATCAGCCGGTCGGCTTCCATATCCAGACGAGGGACGTTGCGCCGGGTCTCTTCTACCCAGGCAATCGCCTGATCCACGCCTTGCGAAACGGACTGTAACTGACGGCTGAGGCGGCTCGACAACTGTTTGGGCGTTAATGGTTTCATTTCTTGAAGACGCTCCCGCTATCGATCCAGTAATGTGCCATGCCGGAAACCGTGCTGGATAAGGTATTCAGTTTTAACCTCAATTGATGCGGTGAAATAGTATTTCCCGACCCCAACACCGCACTGGCTATTTCAACGCGTTCTGGTGTGGGGTTATCGTCACCCGGTACGACTTTCAGGCGCACATGCAGGACGCTGTCACCCGCGACTTTACGCGCCAGCTCCGGGTCGACTATCGACAGTGAATAGAGTGGCGAAGCGGGCCAACGCTCGTTATCCAACTGGCGGAAGCCAAGGCACAGCGAACCGCGGACTTCAAAACCGGGTTGGTCATCCAGCGTGAAATCCGCATCATCCAGATCGATATCGTTATAGTAGACGTTATCGGTGGTGAGTGTGTTGGTGTTGTCGAGCATGCCAAGATAACGCACGGTGGAATAGGGCTCGAAATCCCCGGCTTTGAAGTAGAAGCCGGGCAGGCGCAGATCCAGCGCCAGTAGGCATAACATGGCCCCCACCGCCGCGGTGGATTTCGGGTTTTCAATGCGACCGCGCTTGTTAAACGGGTACCAGTCGCTGGTGTGATAGCCATCGAGCGACATCATGCGGTTAATCGGCAGCGGTTGCAGATGGCGGAACAACGCCTGAATGCCCGGGAAACGGGACGGCCGACCGGTCAGCAGCAGCACATCGCAGGCGTACAGAGACACCACTTCCGACATCAAGCGCAAATGCTGGGTGATACTCATGCGGTTAGCCAGAAACTCGCTGTGTAGCTTGCTAAGACGCAGAATCAGTGGCACTTGCAGAATGTCGAACGGGGTTTCCTCATCCGGCAATTCGCGTTGGATCTCGGTGTTGACGTACTCCAGCACCTTACGTGTCGGTGTTTGCGACAGCATTTCACCGAACGTGGTGTCGATTTCCGCATTCAGGTCGAGCGGGTCGAATCGCTCATAGGCTTCCAGAATCGCCTGCCCGATAGGAATGAACATTTGCAGTGTGACCTGCTGACGCAGTGTCAACTGACCATCCATACGGCCTTCACTGCCAAACAGGCGGGTCATCAGGCTATCCGGACTGGTAACACCGGCTTTTTTCAACGCTGCCTGCAAGGCTGGCAGGACATACAACTGGATCACGTCCAGCAAAATGTCATCGCCAGCGACTTTGAACCCTTCACGGAACAGTAGGCGAGGGATGATTTTGACGTTGCTGCCGACACCGTCATCCAGCCAGTACTGGGTGATCGCCAAATCGGTGGTACCGCCACCAATATCGATAGACGCGATGCGCAAGGTTTTACCCGGCTGCTCGTCATCCGCCAGCTCTTTATCCGGCCGCGCCATACTGGCGAAAAAGGCCTCCGCCCGGCCACCGAAATTCACTTGTGCTTCGTTATAGAGGTACACCATCTGCCCGCAGGTGGCTTCATCCCACTCCATTTGCACGTCAGGCACCGGTACCGTGCTGCGGCGCTTGTCGTCCGCCGTCAGGAACTCATCATCGGCCGGGTGCCAGCCCATCGCTTTCCACACCAGTCCGATCGCTTCGATCATGCGACGGCGGAAAATTTCACGCTCTGGCTTGGGCATGGCTGAAGGCAGGGTCAGAATAATAT from Dickeya zeae NCPPB 2538 encodes the following:
- a CDS encoding virulence factor SrfB → MLATLTDYKQHITLIQNSGIQFLDFALKLTPARAGFANRFVRKSANGPLLRLTYNEHSGKYTLPSAMQVLPEAVNPESSYTLEQSLHLLSNAWLPLPFFRFNPPRTFMGGPNNWARVQVLELDEPDDDGNTHRICLAFDTRVYPESHDLETLAPSENDINAGRLFTLAYHSEELDDFLDQTWVDGWLRETFSQQALTVENRKPRDIRQNLREFEYQAHYLNLLDIMATLLDVPEIRITSGTLKEPAINVDLILDVGNSHTAGILVEDHADESNGLRQTYELQIRDLSQPHYLYNELFDSRVEFAQARFGKQNFSFESGRDDAFVWPSITRVGREASRLALQRQGTEGSSGISSPRRYLWDEEPYVPGWRFSQTTSPRQQEPLATAMPLTMLVNDEGQPLFSLPLDERLPVFDPHYSRSSVMTFMLSELLAQALMQMNSAAQRLKMIHANAPRQLRNIILTLPSAMPKPEREIFRRRMIEAIGLVWKAMGWHPADDEFLTADDKRRSTVPVPDVQMEWDEATCGQMVYLYNEAQVNFGGRAEAFFASMARPDKELADDEQPGKTLRIASIDIGGGTTDLAITQYWLDDGVGSNVKIIPRLLFREGFKVAGDDILLDVIQLYVLPALQAALKKAGVTSPDSLMTRLFGSEGRMDGQLTLRQQVTLQMFIPIGQAILEAYERFDPLDLNAEIDTTFGEMLSQTPTRKVLEYVNTEIQRELPDEETPFDILQVPLILRLSKLHSEFLANRMSITQHLRLMSEVVSLYACDVLLLTGRPSRFPGIQALFRHLQPLPINRMMSLDGYHTSDWYPFNKRGRIENPKSTAAVGAMLCLLALDLRLPGFYFKAGDFEPYSTVRYLGMLDNTNTLTTDNVYYNDIDLDDADFTLDDQPGFEVRGSLCLGFRQLDNERWPASPLYSLSIVDPELARKVAGDSVLHVRLKVVPGDDNPTPERVEIASAVLGSGNTISPHQLRLKLNTLSSTVSGMAHYWIDSGSVFKK
- a CDS encoding putative virulence factor, with protein sequence MKPLTPKQLSSRLSRQLQSVSQGVDQAIAWVEETRRNVPRLDMEADRLIIKLRRCRNKARGLSESSLKEIAMGMFGLAQGGKTYLLTSLAGGENGRIETSVGGVTLDYQKNINPDNQQPAFVTRFTRQVEGKNTPNPVQLQLLNEADVARIMAYSFILEDAQNDTAELDEQHIAEHLKTLSLHRQQEPVTGLSSDDVVALWDYLTRHDARRQKPLERKFWPLAVELAPHLSIDDRASLFSVLWGERADYTSLYRHFAHTLEQLSGARKVLAPISLLVDEALQPDSGIFNASQFDRLNSPSDLSVQVRPIVNGRAARGVELSLAELIMLTAEVLVPLLSPPKETLFGQVDLLDFPGFSLQDEPEAEVDDDNPDRLLRLKPHPLSRTLLRAKRAYLLERYTDDQEMNLLMVCTAAACKADVRHVGRALDFWVRHTQGENPQIRSRRKPGLIWAVTRHDRRFTHGHNNDEAVQRYVGNPGDAWGTMLAMDKRGINRMTAWLDTEVRREVKLGRINEQLSELQRELSDNLLGSWYQPAGADDPARKQHIAESMLKALQTRTGVHGELLERLLPSRDELRHLYLQQQVQQSRNFAAYQETPDTAVPMASYEPFGVGLDIDLFSDESAQAESEEKPTPVVPVVQTEEDQAENHSYEAEFARNLYRYWINHLRNLPENVAIIELLGINRPTIEMLVEELITASIRLKLEDELQIMLVDSGQLGINRESKADRQVSRALNVLGDFVAWLGFQQISESLRPDSRVNKGNKIFAKPEKQVANFGASRRLTKLSVTPVNNTAYYIYDWLIGLNEMIIQNAGYAAGRDIKPKQRERLGTILSQIKPTES